In the Candidatus Poribacteria bacterium genome, one interval contains:
- a CDS encoding type II toxin-antitoxin system HicA family toxin has protein sequence MKWRDLMRHLSAHGCEVIREGSKHTVVCNPANSRTSTVPRHRQIDDFLARKICRDLGVPDP, from the coding sequence GTGAAGTGGCGCGATCTCATGCGTCACCTATCGGCGCATGGATGCGAAGTGATCCGCGAAGGCAGCAAACACACTGTCGTCTGCAATCCCGCCAACAGTCGTACGTCCACCGTACCCCGGCATCGACAGATAGATGACTTCCTTGCCCGCAAGATATGCCGCGATCTTGGCGTACCCGATCCCTAA
- a CDS encoding PHP domain-containing protein — MSHMTNEELSTQLRDLANLMVIAGEDEFKANRYARVAETVEALNESAAALLDAGTLTDLPGIGDSTAAVIAQIIETGTSDLHRSLLERVPATVLDLLAISGIGVKTAKRLYTELGVDSLDSLDEALRAGKLAKMKGMGAKTVDNIRAGIARIRRRNVERPLHEVLHIGEQIGDFLSTVPETTRIAHTGEARRGVELPKSAQIVATSADVGRACAALAKFGLGDGSLTRQVRGEFGGGFPIRIHLAPSREFGVTWLATTSDRDHLDALNARATERSLPPLVAESDAWHGLSEAAIYDRLGLPFIEPELREGTRAIEHADAGALPKLMTQEDYLGDLHCHTSHSDGRHTIREMAEAAIARGYKYLAITDHSRSTVIANGLNEERLLRQIDEVRDVNESLAGRITLLAGSEVDILKDGSLDFHDGLLAQLDWVVASVHAAFTLPEKQQTERMCRAMENPYVRVVGHPTGRLLGERDPYAVDVDALIEKASATGVALELNASPERLDLNAVYLSRARDKGVRVSINTDAHRHETFAHIDYGLKTSRRAWLEPGDVVNAWQVEDVRKLRTSGL; from the coding sequence TTGAGCCACATGACGAACGAGGAGTTGTCTACCCAGCTCCGTGACCTCGCGAATCTGATGGTTATCGCAGGCGAGGACGAGTTCAAGGCGAACCGATACGCTCGTGTCGCGGAGACGGTCGAGGCGCTCAACGAGAGCGCAGCGGCGCTCCTCGACGCGGGTACCCTGACCGACCTGCCGGGCATCGGCGACTCGACCGCAGCCGTCATCGCGCAGATTATCGAGACAGGCACGTCCGACCTGCATCGGTCTCTCCTGGAACGCGTTCCGGCGACGGTGCTCGACCTGCTGGCGATTTCTGGCATCGGCGTCAAGACGGCGAAACGGCTCTACACCGAGTTAGGCGTCGACAGCCTCGACTCGCTCGACGAAGCGCTCCGCGCCGGCAAGCTCGCCAAGATGAAAGGCATGGGAGCCAAGACCGTCGACAACATCCGCGCCGGCATCGCCCGCATCCGGCGGAGGAACGTCGAGCGTCCGCTCCACGAAGTGCTGCACATCGGCGAGCAGATCGGCGACTTCCTCAGCACCGTCCCGGAGACGACGCGCATTGCCCATACCGGCGAAGCGCGACGGGGCGTCGAGTTGCCGAAGAGCGCCCAGATCGTCGCGACGTCGGCGGATGTCGGACGCGCGTGCGCGGCGCTGGCGAAGTTCGGCCTGGGCGACGGCTCCCTGACGCGCCAGGTTCGCGGCGAGTTCGGCGGAGGGTTCCCGATACGCATCCACCTCGCCCCTTCACGCGAGTTCGGCGTCACATGGCTCGCAACGACGTCGGATCGCGACCACCTCGACGCGCTGAACGCCCGCGCGACGGAGCGAAGCCTTCCTCCGCTCGTCGCCGAGAGCGACGCATGGCACGGTCTCTCCGAAGCCGCCATCTACGACCGCCTCGGACTCCCGTTCATCGAACCGGAGCTCCGCGAGGGCACGAGAGCCATCGAGCACGCAGACGCCGGCGCGCTGCCCAAGCTCATGACGCAAGAGGATTACCTCGGCGACCTGCACTGTCACACGTCCCACAGCGACGGGCGCCACACGATCCGCGAGATGGCGGAAGCAGCCATCGCGCGCGGGTACAAGTACCTGGCGATCACGGATCATTCGCGCTCCACGGTCATCGCCAACGGCCTCAACGAGGAGCGCCTGCTACGTCAGATCGACGAGGTGCGCGACGTCAACGAGAGCCTGGCGGGCAGGATCACGCTCCTCGCCGGCTCCGAAGTCGATATCCTGAAGGACGGCAGCCTCGACTTCCACGACGGGCTCCTGGCGCAGCTCGACTGGGTCGTCGCGAGCGTCCACGCCGCCTTCACGCTGCCGGAGAAGCAGCAGACCGAACGCATGTGCCGCGCCATGGAGAACCCATACGTGCGCGTGGTCGGTCATCCGACGGGCAGGCTCCTCGGCGAGCGGGACCCCTACGCGGTGGACGTCGATGCGCTCATCGAGAAGGCGTCGGCGACGGGCGTCGCGCTGGAGCTGAACGCGTCGCCGGAACGGCTCGACCTGAACGCGGTCTACTTGTCGCGAGCGAGGGACAAGGGCGTCCGCGTGTCGATCAACACGGACGCGCATCGTCACGAGACGTTCGCCCACATCGACTACGGGCTGAAGACGTCGCGGCGAGCGTGGCTGGAGCCTGGCGACGTTGTCAACGCGTGGCAGGTGGAGGACGTGCGGAAGCTCCGGACGTCAGGCTTGTGA
- a CDS encoding type II toxin-antitoxin system HicB family antitoxin, with protein MQGEFTAVYEKRGRWYVAYVEEIPGVNTQARTLREARENLREALELIVTANRELSERQLQGTNVRREPLLVPAPQ; from the coding sequence ATGCAGGGCGAATTCACCGCCGTATACGAGAAGCGAGGGCGCTGGTATGTTGCCTACGTGGAGGAGATCCCCGGCGTCAACACGCAGGCGCGGACCCTGAGGGAGGCGCGTGAGAATCTACGCGAGGCGCTCGAACTGATCGTCACCGCCAACCGCGAGTTGTCCGAACGGCAGCTACAAGGAACCAACGTACGGCGCGAGCCGCTCTTGGTACCGGCTCCTCAGTGA